In Polyodon spathula isolate WHYD16114869_AA chromosome 11, ASM1765450v1, whole genome shotgun sequence, one genomic interval encodes:
- the LOC121323587 gene encoding protein reprimo A-like, with translation MNSTFVNQTDPGLYSNTTDTLEGILKCCNFTSVVTDDGFVVNTTPDERSLYIMRVVQIAVMCVLSLTVVFGIFFLGCNLLIKSEGMINFLVKDRRSSKEVEAGDVDPY, from the coding sequence ATGAATTCTACGTTTGTGAACCAGACAGATCCCGGGCTTTATTCGAACACCACTGACACCCTGGAAGGTATTCTCAAATGTTGTAACTTCACGTCAGTCGTGACAGATGATGGTTTTGTGGTTAATACAACGCCAGACGAGAGGAGCCTGTACATCATGAGAGTTGTCCAGATTGCGGTCATGTGTGTTCTCTCACTTACTGTCGTCTTTGGCATCTTCTTTCTGGGCTGCAACCTACTAATTAAGTCGGAAGGGATGATCAACTTTTTAGTGAAGGACAGAAGATCTTCTAAGGAAGTGGAAGCAGGCGACGTTGATCCTTACTAG